The Kineococcus rhizosphaerae DNA window CCGCCGAGGTTGAAGGCCAGGTTCTTCTCGTGCAGGTTGACCGTGGCCAGGTCGTCCTTCGAGCGGGCCTCGGCCAGCTTCTCCAGGGCGGTGTTGACCCCGGCGACGTAGGTGGCGTGGTGCTTGTCGTGGTGCAGCTCCATGATCGCCCCGGAGATGTGGGGCTCGAGCGCGGAGTAGTCGTAGGGCAGGTCCGGGAGCGTGTAGGTCATGGCCCGACCCTCGATCCTCCAGCGCGCTGGAGGTCAAGCGGGTGTGACCGTGATCTCCTCGCCCACGGCCCGGGAGACGCAGGGCATGACGTACCCGGCGCGTTCGTCGGCGCTCAGGACGAGGTCGCGGTGGTCGGCCTCACCGGCCACCAGCCGCAACCGGCAGGTGCCGCAGGTGCCCGACTCGCAGGAGGCGTCGACGTCGATCCCGCGGCCCCGCAGGGCGTTCAGCAGGGTCTTGTCGGCCGGCACCTCGACGCGGGCCCCCGTCGGGGCCCAGACGGCGGTGAACGGGGCGCGCCGTCCCCCGAGGGCGTCGACGCCGGCGAAGTCCTCGACGTGCACGCGGCTGGGCCGCCAGTGCACCGTGAGGGCGAGGACCTCCTCGACGAGCGGCGTCGGGCCGCAGCAGTAGACCCGCGCGTCGTCGTCGGGGTGCTCCAGGAGGGGCCACAGGTCGAGGCGGCCGTGGGTGGCGCTGTGGTGCAGCAGCGTCCCGTCGCTCGAGAACTCGTCGAGGAACGCCGTCTCCCCCGGGTTCCTCGTCAGGTAGACCAGCTCCACCTGCACTCCCCCGCGGGCGCGCAGTTCCCCGACCATCGCCCGGATCGGGGTGATGCCGATGCCCCCGGCGATGAACAGGTACCGCTTCGCCGGCCGCAGCGCGAAGGTGTTGGTGGGCCAGGTGACCTCCAGGACGTCGCCCACCCGCACGTCGTCGTGCAGGCTCACCGAGCCGCCCCGCCCGCCGGCCTCCCGGCGCACGCAGACGACGTACTGCCCGGGGGTGCGCCCACCCGGCTCGACCAGGCTGTAGCTGCGACGCTGCCCGTTCGGGGTCGTGACGGTGACGTGCGCCCCGCCGCGGTAGGCGGGCAACGTCGCACCGTCCGGGTCGCGCAGGACGAACCGGGCGACGGCGGGGGTCAGGTCGGTCCTCTCGGCCACCCGCAGGTGCAGGAGCTCAGGCAACGCGCTGCCCCACCGCGAGTTCACCGGCGGTCAGGACCTGGACGTAGAACCCCATGACCTCGTGCCCGTACGTCCGCGAGAGCAGTTGCGGCACCGGCAGGTCGCGCCGGCCGGTGCCCGGTTCGACCTCCGTCGCGGCGCAGCGGGCGGTGGGCTTGGTCCCCCGCACGCGCACGCCGCCGAGGGAGAACTCCCGGCCCACCAGGTCGGTCTCGGCCCACGGCTCCAGCCCCTCGACGTGGACGTTCGCGCGGAACCGCAGCGGGTCCAGGCGGGTGCCGGTCCGCTCCTGCAGGTCGCGCACCGAGGCGAGGTTGACGACGGACACGTACTCCATCTCCTCGTCGGAGTTGTGGGCGGTGTCGGTGAAGCGGCGGCCGGGATCGCGGGCCACGACGGGTTCGACGCCGGGGGGCAGGTCCAGGACCCGGGCGTAGAAAGCCCGCAGCTGCGCCAGCCCCGCCTCGCTGCCGAGGTCCGCGGTGAGCACGCGGTGGCCGCGGACGTCGACGGTGAAATCCCCCGTCGCGGTGTCCAGGTGCGTGCTCAGGCCCGCGAGCCGTTCCTCGGCGACGAGGACGAAGTACTCGCGCTTGGAGATGCCGTGCCGCATCCCGGGCACGTACTTCCCGCCGGGGCGGGCCAGGGCGATCGTCCGGTCGTGGGGGACGCCACGACCGGGCGTCAGCGCGACGCGCTCGAGGGGTTGCGGCGTCATGCCCTTGACCGGGTAGACGAACAGGCCCTCCACGTAGGCGTCCACGCCGTGATCGTAGGGGTCCGGACCGCGGCGGTGCGCTCGGCGGCGGCGCGGCGGACACCACCGGGTGGCGACCGGCGCGGGGGTCCCCGTAGATTCCGGCGCATGACGCTCGTTCCGTACACCGCGGGAGAGAAGCCGAGCCTGGTGGCCAGCCTGCAGCGTCACCGCGAGGCGCTCCTGTGGAAGCTCGAGGGTCTCGACGACGAGCAGCTGCGCCGGCGGGTCGTCGGGTCGGAGATCACCCTGCTGGGCACCGTGAAGCACCTGGCCAGCGTCGAGTACGGCTGGTTCTGCTCCACCTTCGGCCGCCCCAGCGACGAGATCTCCTCCGCCGTCCTCGACGAGGACCCGCAGGCGGACTGGCGGATCCACCCCTGGGAGACGACCGAGGGGGTGCTCGCCTACTACGAGCGCGCCCGGGCCGCGGCCGACGCGGTGATCGGCGAGCTGAAGGTCACCGAACGCGGGACCGCGTGGCACGGGGCCACCGTCACCCTGCGCTGGGTGCTGATCCACATGATCGAGGAGACGGCCCGGCACGCCGGGCACGTGGACGTGCTGCGCGAGCTCGTCGACGGCCGCACGGGCGACCACCGGGAGACGCCGACCTCCGTGTCGTGAACAGCCGGCGAGCGCTTGAGTTCTAGCCCCCATGGGCCGATGTCTAGATCCGTGGCCCCTTCTCTGCGCCCCCGTTCGCTGCGCTCCCAGCTCCTGCTGCCGGGGGTGGGCGCGGTCGTCGTGACCGCCGGCCTGCTCAGCGCGCTGTCCGCGGTGCAGGTCCGGGGGCTGTCCCAGGACACCGCCGCCGACGTCCGCACGATGTCCGAGCAGTCCCTGCACGACGCCGGGACGCAGGTGCAGACGACGGTGGCGGCGCAGGCCGCCGCCGTGCAGAACTGGCTCGACTCCGACCTGCGCGTCACCGGTGACCGGCTGGGCCAGTTCGGCCCGGCCGCCGTCGACACCGGGCAGAGCGCGACGTGGACCGCCACCAACCAGGCCACCAAGGCCAAGAGCAGCGTGACGCTGCCGCGGCTGGAGTTCGGCGGCACCTGGCTCGGGCAGCAGGGCGACCCGTCGGTGCCGGTCCCCGCCATCGACGAGTCGGCCCGGCTGACCGGGGCGGCCGTCACCGTCTTCCAGAAGATGAACGACGCCGGCGACATGCTGCGGGTCGCGACGACGGTCGTCGGTGCGAACGGCTCGCGCGCCATCGGCACCTACATCCCCGCCACCGGCGCCGACGGCACCCCCAACGCCGTCGTGAAGTCGCTGCTGGCGGGCCAGACGTACCACGGCACCGCGACGGTCGTGGACAAGCCCTACGTCACGGTCTACGAACCGCTGAAGGTCGGCGACCAGGTCGTCGGGGCGGTCTTCGTCGGCCTGCCGCAGGCCGACGTCACCGACACCCTGCGCCAGGCCCTGGCGTCCTCCACGGTCGGCCGCAACGGCTACTACGCCGTCTTCTCCGACGCGGCCGCCACCAGCGGGACCGCCGTCGTCGCGCCGGAAGGGGCGAAGGACGGCGACGCGATGGCCGACGCCGTCGACGCCGACGGGCACCCCTACGTCCAGCAGCTGCTGGCGACCGCGAAGGGCCTGCAGCCCGGGGAGTTCACGACCACGCACGTCCGGCTGCCCGCGGGCGGCTACACCGTCGGCGTCTCACGCTACGGCGCCTACAACTGGGTCGTGACGAGCTGGCTGCCCGACGCCGACACGACGGCCGTGACGGACCGGGTCGCCGCCGGCGGGGCCAGCCTGGTCCGCAACACCGTCCTGCTCGGGGCCGGCGTCGCGCTGCTCATGGCCGCGGTGATCGCCCTGCTGGCCCGCTCGCTGGTGGCCCGCATCGGCCGGCTCACCGCCGTCCTGCGCCGCGTGGCCGCCCGGGACCTGTCGGCGCGCGTCCTGGCCGACGGCGAGCGCCACGGCGACGACGAGCTCGGCACGATGGGCCGGGCCCTGGACGAGGCCACCTCCGCGGTGCGCGACGCGCTCGTGGCCATGAACGCCGGCGCGGGCCGCGTCACCGAGGCCGCCCGCACCCTCGACGGGGCCAGCGACCGGCTGGCGGGGACGGCGACGTCGACCGCGGCGCAGATCGTGCAGGTCACCGGGGACGCGACGACCGTCTCGGCGGGGGTCCACGAGGTGTCCGCGGCCGTCGAGCAGCTGCGCGCGGCCGCCGACGAGGTGTCCGCCACGACCAGCAGCGTGACGCTCGTGGCCGCCGACGCCGTGCAGCTCGC harbors:
- a CDS encoding MOSC domain-containing protein, encoding MDAYVEGLFVYPVKGMTPQPLERVALTPGRGVPHDRTIALARPGGKYVPGMRHGISKREYFVLVAEERLAGLSTHLDTATGDFTVDVRGHRVLTADLGSEAGLAQLRAFYARVLDLPPGVEPVVARDPGRRFTDTAHNSDEEMEYVSVVNLASVRDLQERTGTRLDPLRFRANVHVEGLEPWAETDLVGREFSLGGVRVRGTKPTARCAATEVEPGTGRRDLPVPQLLSRTYGHEVMGFYVQVLTAGELAVGQRVA
- a CDS encoding methyl-accepting chemotaxis protein, which produces MSRSVAPSLRPRSLRSQLLLPGVGAVVVTAGLLSALSAVQVRGLSQDTAADVRTMSEQSLHDAGTQVQTTVAAQAAAVQNWLDSDLRVTGDRLGQFGPAAVDTGQSATWTATNQATKAKSSVTLPRLEFGGTWLGQQGDPSVPVPAIDESARLTGAAVTVFQKMNDAGDMLRVATTVVGANGSRAIGTYIPATGADGTPNAVVKSLLAGQTYHGTATVVDKPYVTVYEPLKVGDQVVGAVFVGLPQADVTDTLRQALASSTVGRNGYYAVFSDAAATSGTAVVAPEGAKDGDAMADAVDADGHPYVQQLLATAKGLQPGEFTTTHVRLPAGGYTVGVSRYGAYNWVVTSWLPDADTTAVTDRVAAGGASLVRNTVLLGAGVALLMAAVIALLARSLVARIGRLTAVLRRVAARDLSARVLADGERHGDDELGTMGRALDEATSAVRDALVAMNAGAGRVTEAARTLDGASDRLAGTATSTAAQIVQVTGDATTVSAGVHEVSAAVEQLRAAADEVSATTSSVTLVAADAVQLAQTATGTVERLGSSSQQIADVLRTITAIAAQTNLLALNATIEAARAGEAGAGFAVVAEEVKELSRQTALATEEIAPTLTAVQSEASAVRADIARITETIAHIDELQTTIAAAVAEQLATTTAVSGTLHVAADRSSGISSALERTVGAVHGTTAEVGAVRGSVEDLSAVARQLDDQVRQFTLR
- a CDS encoding DinB family protein, encoding MTLVPYTAGEKPSLVASLQRHREALLWKLEGLDDEQLRRRVVGSEITLLGTVKHLASVEYGWFCSTFGRPSDEISSAVLDEDPQADWRIHPWETTEGVLAYYERARAAADAVIGELKVTERGTAWHGATVTLRWVLIHMIEETARHAGHVDVLRELVDGRTGDHRETPTSVS
- a CDS encoding PDR/VanB family oxidoreductase — encoded protein: MPELLHLRVAERTDLTPAVARFVLRDPDGATLPAYRGGAHVTVTTPNGQRRSYSLVEPGGRTPGQYVVCVRREAGGRGGSVSLHDDVRVGDVLEVTWPTNTFALRPAKRYLFIAGGIGITPIRAMVGELRARGGVQVELVYLTRNPGETAFLDEFSSDGTLLHHSATHGRLDLWPLLEHPDDDARVYCCGPTPLVEEVLALTVHWRPSRVHVEDFAGVDALGGRRAPFTAVWAPTGARVEVPADKTLLNALRGRGIDVDASCESGTCGTCRLRLVAGEADHRDLVLSADERAGYVMPCVSRAVGEEITVTPA